In Candidatus Kerfeldbacteria bacterium, a single genomic region encodes these proteins:
- the rpoC gene encoding DNA-directed RNA polymerase subunit beta', whose translation MGEVSSTTVDFNAIRLKLASPDGILGWSHGEVTKPETINYRTQKPEKDGLFCEKIFGPTKDWECYCGKYKKVRYKGIVCDKCGVEVTRSIVRRERMGHIQLAAPVSHIWFLRGVPSKIGLMLDLSVQDLEKVIYFANFIITSVDPELRDQTVAQIDVEFEAKKKSIEADTSRIANDIKQRLTAAGTDAAKDIIKELNDELQANQQRKEKKMEDLDEAVELAKRELKSLKPLQIISEQQYRDLSLKYGHVFEAEIGAEAIRNLLLKIDLDVEIAKLEKEIIDLPEAKLRRAVRRLKLFKSFKINKFRPEWMIMTVVPVIPPDLRPMVQLDGGRFAASDLNDLYRRVINRNNRLKRLIALNSPEVIRRNEKRMLQEAIDALIDNNARHGKTVTASTGQKRQLKSIADILKGKQGRFRQNLLGKRVDYSGRSVIVVGPHLRMDQCGLPKRMALELFKPFIISQLIKREFVHNVRSASRFIESGRAEVWDILEEVSKDAHVLLNRAPTLHRLGIQAFRPVLIEGKAIQVHPLVCPAFNADFDGDQMAVHVPLTENAKREAAELIASINNLLKPSTGQPIVSPTQDLVLGMYYITVLREHPDSELRLFASTDEALMCEGLGLMHIQDAAKVQINGKIVVTSPGRIIFNRLLPDDYGFVNETMDKKNLSKLISTILHTYGNTTTTDILDKLKSTSFTYLTRSGISWGMDDLVTPPEKRPILNEAEKQVEEIEQHFEQGLLTDDERHMKVIEIWAMAKDRIQEVSRRALDQKGPIFSMIESGARGSWAQTTQMMGMKGLVTNPAGDTIELPVKGSFKEGFDVLEYFISTHGARKGLSDTALRTANAGYLTRRLVDVSQDVIVSEEDCGDTDGFVLLDDSSEFGETMAKRLLGRVVLEDIKDAKGKVIVKKNELVTEAHMPKIEKVKFDKVRIRSVLACKSSWGICQHCYGYDLGFNKMVELGVAAGIIAAQSIGEPGTQLTMRTFHTGGVAGRDITQGLPRVEELFEARPIRRPALIANVSGKVSIKDGEDKRTKVITIRYDAVEDHQYPWKDKKKVTLKVKAGQVVKDDAVLFVDGSNEVKAKFGGTVKLSDQGVSIVAEHEKEREFIATPGQIVWVKEGDLVNVGDQLTDGSVDLHQLFYLKGQEAVQRYVIREIQYIYSSQGQKLNEKHIEIVVRQMFSRVYVKTPGDTNLLSGEIIERTRYVDANAEVKAKKGELADVEQLLLGITKASLSIDSFLSAASFQETARVLIDAAVSGKVDTLRGLKENVIIGKLIPAGSGFATRKNIPPAKDA comes from the coding sequence ATTGGAGAAGTAAGCTCAACCACCGTAGATTTTAATGCAATTCGTCTAAAACTGGCGAGCCCTGATGGTATTTTGGGCTGGTCGCATGGCGAGGTTACCAAGCCGGAGACGATTAATTATCGAACTCAAAAACCGGAAAAAGACGGGTTGTTCTGTGAAAAGATTTTTGGTCCGACCAAAGATTGGGAGTGTTATTGTGGTAAATATAAGAAAGTCCGCTATAAAGGCATTGTCTGCGACAAATGCGGCGTTGAAGTGACGCGCAGTATTGTTCGTCGCGAACGGATGGGCCACATCCAATTGGCCGCTCCAGTCTCACATATTTGGTTCCTTCGTGGCGTTCCCTCGAAGATCGGCTTGATGCTTGATTTATCAGTCCAAGATTTGGAGAAAGTAATCTATTTTGCAAATTTCATTATTACCAGTGTTGATCCGGAATTGCGCGACCAAACGGTTGCTCAGATTGATGTCGAATTCGAGGCGAAAAAGAAATCGATTGAAGCAGATACCAGTCGGATTGCTAATGACATCAAACAGCGCTTAACCGCCGCCGGCACTGATGCCGCGAAAGACATTATCAAAGAATTGAATGACGAATTGCAGGCAAATCAGCAGCGCAAAGAAAAGAAGATGGAGGATTTGGATGAAGCGGTTGAATTAGCCAAGCGAGAATTGAAGAGCCTGAAGCCATTGCAGATTATTTCCGAACAGCAGTACCGTGATTTATCGTTGAAATACGGTCATGTCTTCGAAGCAGAAATCGGCGCTGAAGCAATTCGCAATTTATTGTTGAAGATTGATTTGGACGTTGAGATTGCTAAGCTCGAGAAAGAAATTATCGATTTACCAGAAGCAAAACTTCGCCGTGCTGTGCGACGGCTGAAGCTCTTCAAGAGTTTCAAAATTAATAAATTCCGTCCGGAGTGGATGATTATGACCGTTGTTCCGGTGATTCCGCCAGACTTGCGGCCTATGGTGCAGCTCGACGGTGGTCGGTTCGCCGCTTCTGACCTGAATGATTTATACCGACGTGTTATTAATCGCAATAATCGTTTAAAACGGTTGATCGCCTTGAACTCTCCGGAAGTTATTCGTCGCAATGAGAAACGCATGCTCCAAGAGGCGATTGACGCATTGATTGACAATAATGCTCGCCACGGAAAAACCGTGACTGCCTCGACGGGCCAGAAGCGTCAGCTGAAATCAATCGCCGACATCTTGAAAGGCAAGCAAGGTCGCTTCCGTCAGAATTTGCTGGGTAAACGCGTCGATTATTCAGGTCGTTCCGTTATCGTGGTTGGCCCGCATTTGCGCATGGATCAGTGTGGTTTGCCGAAACGCATGGCCTTGGAGCTTTTCAAACCCTTTATCATTAGTCAATTGATCAAGCGGGAATTTGTGCATAATGTGCGCAGCGCCAGCCGATTTATTGAATCCGGTCGCGCTGAAGTTTGGGATATTTTGGAAGAAGTTTCCAAAGACGCGCACGTTTTACTTAATCGCGCACCGACTCTTCACCGTCTCGGTATCCAGGCATTTCGTCCTGTCTTAATCGAAGGTAAGGCTATCCAAGTGCACCCGCTCGTTTGTCCGGCTTTCAATGCTGACTTTGATGGTGACCAGATGGCTGTCCACGTGCCCTTAACTGAGAACGCGAAACGGGAAGCAGCTGAGCTGATTGCTTCTATCAACAATTTGCTCAAACCTTCTACGGGGCAACCAATTGTCAGTCCGACCCAAGACCTTGTTTTGGGCATGTATTACATTACCGTATTGCGGGAACATCCAGATTCAGAATTGCGGTTATTCGCTTCGACTGATGAAGCATTGATGTGTGAAGGATTGGGATTGATGCATATTCAGGATGCCGCGAAGGTGCAGATTAACGGGAAAATTGTGGTGACCAGCCCTGGCCGCATTATTTTCAATCGTCTGCTGCCCGATGACTACGGTTTCGTCAATGAGACGATGGATAAGAAGAATTTGTCGAAATTGATAAGCACCATATTGCATACGTATGGCAATACCACTACTACCGATATTCTTGATAAATTGAAATCGACTTCATTTACCTATTTGACCCGCTCGGGAATCAGCTGGGGTATGGATGATCTGGTGACTCCGCCTGAAAAGCGCCCGATTTTGAACGAAGCGGAAAAGCAAGTGGAAGAGATCGAACAGCACTTCGAGCAAGGGTTATTGACTGATGACGAGCGTCACATGAAAGTGATTGAGATCTGGGCGATGGCTAAGGACCGCATCCAGGAAGTCAGTCGTCGCGCGCTTGATCAAAAAGGTCCTATCTTTAGCATGATTGAGTCCGGCGCCCGTGGTTCCTGGGCCCAGACTACCCAGATGATGGGCATGAAGGGCTTGGTGACCAATCCGGCTGGTGACACGATTGAATTGCCGGTCAAGGGAAGTTTCAAAGAAGGATTTGATGTATTGGAATACTTTATTTCTACGCATGGTGCTCGTAAAGGTTTGTCTGATACAGCTCTGCGTACCGCCAATGCCGGGTATTTGACTCGTCGTCTCGTGGATGTCAGCCAAGACGTGATTGTCAGCGAAGAGGATTGCGGCGACACCGATGGCTTTGTTTTGCTTGATGATAGCTCGGAATTTGGTGAAACCATGGCCAAACGCCTACTCGGCCGGGTCGTGCTTGAGGATATCAAAGATGCAAAAGGAAAAGTGATTGTAAAAAAGAATGAGCTCGTGACCGAGGCGCACATGCCGAAAATCGAGAAAGTAAAATTTGATAAAGTGCGAATTCGCTCAGTGCTCGCCTGCAAATCAAGCTGGGGCATTTGTCAGCATTGCTACGGCTACGACCTTGGGTTTAACAAAATGGTTGAGCTGGGTGTGGCCGCGGGTATTATCGCCGCTCAGTCAATTGGTGAACCAGGCACGCAGTTGACGATGCGTACGTTCCATACTGGTGGTGTGGCTGGTCGTGATATCACCCAAGGGTTGCCTCGGGTTGAGGAATTATTTGAAGCGCGCCCGATCCGTCGTCCCGCGTTAATCGCCAATGTGTCGGGCAAGGTTAGCATTAAAGATGGTGAGGATAAACGCACTAAAGTGATTACGATTCGCTATGATGCAGTTGAGGATCATCAATATCCTTGGAAAGACAAGAAAAAAGTAACACTGAAGGTGAAAGCCGGTCAGGTGGTGAAGGATGACGCAGTACTCTTTGTCGACGGATCAAATGAAGTGAAGGCAAAATTTGGCGGCACCGTGAAATTGTCTGATCAAGGTGTCAGCATTGTGGCGGAGCATGAGAAAGAGCGCGAATTTATCGCTACCCCAGGGCAAATCGTCTGGGTGAAGGAAGGTGATCTCGTGAATGTCGGCGATCAATTGACTGACGGAAGCGTTGATTTACATCAGTTATTCTATCTCAAAGGCCAGGAAGCAGTGCAACGCTATGTTATCCGTGAAATTCAGTATATCTACTCATCTCAGGGCCAAAAATTGAATGAGAAACACATTGAAATTGTAGTCCGCCAGATGTTCTCACGTGTCTATGTGAAAACCCCAGGTGATACTAACCTTTTGTCAGGTGAGATAATTGAACGGACTCGGTACGTCGATGCCAATGCTGAAGTGAAAGCGAAAAAGGGCGAACTGGCCGATGTTGAACAGCTGTTGTTGGGCATTACGAAGGCCTCGCTCTCCATTGATAGCTTCCTATCGGCGGCGTCATTCCAGGAAACGGCTCGTGTCTTGATAGATGCGGCTGTCTCCGGTAAGGTTGACACCTTACGTGGTTTGAAGGAAAACGTCATTATCGGTAAGCTCATCCCGGCTGGCAGCGGTTTTGCCACTCGAAAGAATATCCCACCCGCAAAAGACGCCTAG
- a CDS encoding DNA translocase FtsK 4TM domain-containing protein: MVQKSKLEKYKKEARREQRADGEPRLPVASRLKPETKHGIYVVLLFTLAIVTTFSLFGWAGQFGEAVRTVLLYVFGWGKIAVPLILFIIGYLLVRPQQYSFRLANGIGLGLLFLSGTGFLHLVGLPLAEATSAISSGRGGGYVGLLLSYPLESVMGPWATGVILLAVFLISLMVMFDVSLKRMYEQGNFMARIGERFREFFYKLRLNMNRSDDVDDADGAAIDDTVEDMASDETAAPPSFQVSSVADTTGESTPATTASAAESQEQIAMFAEEKKRKRKIDIPIDLLESSAEKPTSGDIEKNKETIYNTFKNFGINVEMGETKVGPTVTQFTLKPDEGVKLAQITTLGNDLALALAAHPIRIEAPIPGKSLVGIEVPNKAVAVVKLKEILMSKEFKKRKSNLAIGIGKDVSGSIWIEDIGPMPHLLIAGSTGSGKSVMLNAIILSLLYQNSPDDLKLILVDPKRVELSIYNGIPHLITPVVNEVDKTINALRWVVGEMDRRYQLLSKTGHRNIGAYNRDNGNMMPYLVVAIDELADLMSVAANEVEAAIVRLAQMARAVGIHLILATQRPSVDIITGLIKANITTRIAFAVASQIDSRTILDTGGAEKLLGRGDMLYTSSQLSKPRRLQGAFISDDEINRVVAYLKSKGQPEYQEEVVKKVVDRTLIGSFDDMGDDELVGQAKDIVVKAGKASASFLQRRLRIGYARAARLLDILEEQGVIGPGDGAKPREILVSRSGMTDSFGDDEFPAGEETDADEETETDETEEAAADEETDETDQTDDERA; encoded by the coding sequence ATGGTACAAAAATCAAAGCTTGAAAAATACAAAAAAGAGGCTCGACGCGAGCAGCGCGCGGATGGGGAACCCCGGCTACCGGTGGCGTCCCGCCTGAAGCCAGAAACCAAGCACGGCATTTATGTGGTACTGCTTTTTACGTTAGCCATCGTTACTACCTTTAGCTTGTTTGGTTGGGCTGGGCAATTCGGTGAAGCGGTTCGCACTGTTCTATTATACGTCTTTGGTTGGGGGAAAATTGCAGTTCCACTGATACTCTTTATTATTGGCTATTTACTGGTTCGTCCGCAGCAGTATTCATTTCGCCTGGCCAATGGCATAGGCCTCGGGTTGTTATTTTTGAGCGGCACGGGCTTTCTTCATTTGGTGGGATTGCCGCTGGCTGAGGCGACCTCGGCTATCAGCTCAGGACGCGGCGGCGGGTACGTCGGACTGCTGCTTTCCTATCCATTGGAAAGCGTGATGGGTCCCTGGGCAACGGGCGTCATATTGTTGGCCGTGTTTTTAATTTCCCTCATGGTCATGTTTGATGTGTCGCTTAAGCGTATGTATGAGCAAGGGAATTTTATGGCACGGATCGGCGAACGGTTTCGGGAATTTTTCTATAAATTGCGGTTGAATATGAATCGTTCCGACGATGTTGACGATGCAGATGGCGCCGCAATTGATGATACTGTTGAGGATATGGCATCCGATGAAACGGCTGCCCCGCCGAGTTTTCAGGTGTCCTCGGTAGCTGATACTACCGGCGAATCGACACCGGCGACCACTGCGTCGGCCGCTGAATCGCAGGAGCAGATTGCCATGTTTGCCGAAGAGAAAAAACGTAAGCGGAAGATTGACATACCCATTGATTTACTCGAATCCAGCGCGGAAAAACCAACCAGCGGGGACATCGAAAAGAATAAGGAAACAATTTACAATACCTTTAAGAATTTTGGCATCAATGTGGAAATGGGCGAGACCAAGGTAGGTCCGACTGTCACGCAGTTCACCCTTAAGCCAGATGAAGGCGTTAAGCTTGCCCAGATCACGACCCTGGGCAACGATTTAGCTTTAGCCTTGGCCGCACATCCGATTCGTATCGAGGCGCCGATCCCTGGCAAATCGTTGGTGGGCATTGAAGTGCCCAACAAAGCCGTGGCTGTGGTGAAGCTCAAGGAGATATTGATGAGCAAGGAATTCAAGAAACGCAAATCAAATTTAGCTATTGGTATCGGCAAAGACGTATCTGGTTCGATTTGGATCGAGGATATTGGCCCGATGCCGCACTTATTGATTGCCGGATCGACGGGCTCGGGTAAGTCCGTAATGCTCAACGCCATTATTTTGAGCTTGCTGTATCAAAATTCTCCCGATGATTTAAAACTTATTTTAGTTGATCCGAAACGCGTGGAACTATCTATTTATAACGGCATTCCGCACTTGATAACGCCGGTGGTTAATGAGGTGGACAAGACAATCAATGCCTTGCGCTGGGTGGTCGGAGAGATGGATCGCCGCTATCAACTATTATCAAAAACAGGACATCGCAATATTGGCGCGTATAATCGGGATAATGGCAATATGATGCCGTATCTGGTGGTGGCCATTGATGAATTAGCTGACCTGATGTCCGTGGCAGCCAATGAAGTGGAAGCGGCCATCGTTCGTCTGGCGCAAATGGCGCGGGCAGTTGGCATTCATTTGATTCTGGCTACCCAGCGTCCGTCGGTGGATATCATTACTGGTTTGATCAAAGCGAATATTACCACCCGAATTGCTTTTGCGGTTGCCTCTCAAATTGACTCACGGACCATTTTAGATACCGGTGGAGCGGAAAAATTACTCGGGCGCGGGGATATGCTCTACACCTCATCGCAATTATCGAAGCCACGGAGGTTGCAGGGCGCTTTTATTTCCGATGATGAGATAAATCGAGTCGTGGCATATCTGAAGAGCAAGGGCCAGCCGGAGTACCAGGAAGAAGTGGTGAAGAAGGTGGTCGATCGCACCTTGATCGGTTCGTTCGACGATATGGGCGATGACGAGCTGGTCGGGCAGGCGAAAGACATTGTAGTCAAAGCTGGAAAAGCCTCAGCTTCATTCCTACAGCGTCGTTTGCGTATTGGGTATGCACGCGCTGCACGACTCCTTGATATTCTCGAGGAGCAAGGCGTGATTGGGCCTGGTGATGGGGCGAAGCCTCGCGAAATTTTAGTTTCGCGAAGCGGTATGACTGATTCTTTTGGCGACGATGAATTCCCCGCTGGCGAAGAAACTGATGCGGATGAGGAGACGGAAACGGATGAAACGGAGGAGGCTGCCGCGGATGAGGAGACGGATGAAACCGACCAGACCGATGATGAGAGGGCCTAG
- a CDS encoding helix-turn-helix domain-containing protein codes for MAVFQRRTIERFKTLGERLRKVREESGYSLEEVERAIQIRRVYLEALETGQYTQLPGSLYIEQYLKRYAEFLKVDSAYVLDLYREREKRVVAPMERHRFEPQQASMPKEFVTPRIIRRLLIIVVVVIAFAYLIYTVVTVFSPPPLTITSPDTNVVVTAPTITVSGVTEPETTVTINGREVFLDTGGVFEETITLTEGINQIKITSAKKRSKPTQVIRIIKLEAASQE; via the coding sequence ATGGCAGTATTCCAACGCCGAACCATCGAACGATTTAAAACACTCGGCGAGCGCTTGCGCAAAGTCCGAGAAGAGTCGGGCTACTCGCTCGAGGAAGTCGAGCGAGCGATCCAAATTCGTCGAGTTTATCTCGAAGCGCTGGAAACCGGGCAGTATACACAACTGCCAGGGTCTTTGTATATTGAGCAGTACCTGAAACGATATGCGGAATTTTTGAAAGTGGATAGTGCCTATGTCCTGGATCTGTATCGTGAACGGGAGAAGCGGGTCGTAGCGCCGATGGAACGGCATCGTTTTGAACCGCAACAGGCATCCATGCCAAAAGAATTTGTCACGCCGCGTATTATCCGACGACTATTAATTATTGTGGTAGTGGTCATTGCCTTTGCGTATCTCATATATACCGTGGTTACTGTTTTTTCTCCTCCACCACTCACTATTACCAGTCCCGACACTAATGTCGTAGTTACCGCGCCGACGATTACGGTTTCGGGCGTGACCGAACCAGAGACCACGGTGACGATTAATGGACGTGAAGTTTTTCTCGATACCGGTGGTGTGTTCGAAGAAACCATTACGCTGACCGAAGGGATTAACCAGATAAAAATAACCTCAGCAAAAAAACGCAGCAAACCAACTCAGGTCATTCGCATTATTAAGCTTGAAGCGGCGTCCCAAGAATAG
- a CDS encoding DNA-directed RNA polymerase subunit beta, giving the protein MAATAELPNLIEAQRRSYEWFLKEGLKELFEEVSPVKDFIGRDLELYFLDYYLDEPRFDEWKAKDKNVTFEAPLRVETKLVNKKTGEIKEQEVYLGDFPLMTDRGTFIINGIERVVVSQLIRSAGVFFTSEIIRGRTYYGAKIIPNRGAWLEIETDANNVISVKIDRKRKVPITSLLRAFGYGTDEELQRLFAAVPVEDNVDYIAATLAKDSARNEAEGLREVYKRIRPGDLATVDNARELIYKMFFSFDRYDFGRVGRYKLNQRFGFNFPNTKEYRVLQKEDVVAIISEIIKLNNSQKEADDIDHLGNRRVRAIGELVQNKFRIGLARMERIVKDRMSTMDINTLTPNQLINARPIIGSIKEFFMSSQLSQFMDQTNPLAELEHKRRLSAMGPGGLSRERAGFDVRDVHRTHYGRICPIATPEGPNIGLVGHLSCYARVNEFGFIETPFRKVIHTVENKAAQTEGEILREPVKAADGSVVGKAGETITKSLATALEKTGVATIAVKPHATNELLYLDAFVEEKGVTTAATTPVDENGYFLTEKAEVRRRGEPTVDYVWNIDYMDVAPYQIISITTALIPFLEHDDAVRALMGSNMQRQAVPCVIPDSPLVGTGVEYKAAVDSGQTIVTRVDGTVTAVGGNAVTVQDRNGKTHSYRLQKFVRSNASTCINQRPIVNVGQEVKAGDVLADGPATDKGELALGQNALVAFMSWEGGNYEDAILISDRLVQADKYSSIHIEDYTVDVRDTKLGPEVVTRDIPNIGEEKLKDLDDEGIVRIGAEVSSGDILVGKITPKGETELSAEEKLLRAIFGEKAKDVKDSSLYLEHGEQGKVVDVKIFSREQGDKLSSGILKSIQISVAQLRKIQVGDKLAGRHGNKGVISRIVPIEDMPHLADGTPVDIILNPLGVASRMNIGQILETHLGMAAHYLGYKVATAPLNGTDESTIREELVKAGFPSTGKMELYDGRTGDKFDQPVTVGFMYILKLNHMVEDKIHMRSIGPYSLVTQQPLGGKAQFGGQRFGEMEVWALEAYGAAHTLQEMLTIKSDDVPGRSKAYEAIIKGEPIRKLNIPETFNVLIRELKGLGLDVELIGEKREAVDDFPARKPMMDAAPEARSEAAPESKTKEEEINE; this is encoded by the coding sequence ATGGCCGCGACGGCCGAATTGCCTAATCTGATTGAGGCGCAGCGCCGCTCCTATGAATGGTTCCTGAAAGAAGGGTTGAAAGAATTATTTGAAGAAGTTTCCCCGGTGAAAGATTTCATCGGGCGTGATTTGGAATTATATTTTTTAGATTACTATCTCGACGAACCGCGCTTTGATGAATGGAAAGCTAAAGATAAAAATGTTACCTTCGAAGCACCATTACGCGTCGAGACGAAGTTGGTTAATAAGAAAACTGGTGAAATTAAAGAGCAAGAGGTCTATTTGGGCGACTTCCCCTTAATGACTGATCGCGGCACTTTCATTATTAATGGCATTGAGCGTGTTGTGGTGAGCCAGCTGATCCGTTCGGCTGGTGTTTTTTTCACTTCAGAAATTATTCGAGGCCGGACGTACTATGGCGCGAAGATTATTCCGAATCGTGGCGCATGGCTCGAAATCGAGACTGATGCGAATAATGTAATTTCTGTAAAAATTGATCGCAAACGTAAAGTGCCAATCACCTCGTTGCTTCGTGCTTTTGGCTATGGCACTGACGAAGAATTGCAACGTTTGTTCGCCGCCGTTCCGGTCGAAGACAATGTTGACTATATCGCCGCGACACTGGCTAAGGATTCCGCCCGCAATGAAGCAGAGGGTTTACGAGAAGTGTACAAACGCATTCGTCCGGGTGATCTCGCTACGGTGGATAATGCGCGCGAATTAATTTACAAAATGTTTTTCTCATTTGATCGCTATGACTTCGGTCGCGTCGGTCGCTACAAATTGAATCAGCGTTTTGGATTCAATTTTCCGAATACAAAAGAATATCGCGTCTTGCAAAAAGAAGACGTGGTAGCGATTATTTCCGAAATTATCAAATTGAACAATTCACAGAAAGAGGCAGACGACATTGATCATCTGGGCAACCGTCGGGTTCGTGCTATTGGTGAATTAGTTCAAAATAAATTCCGTATCGGTTTGGCTCGCATGGAGCGCATTGTCAAAGATCGGATGAGCACCATGGATATCAATACCTTAACGCCGAACCAATTGATTAATGCGCGTCCGATCATCGGCTCAATCAAGGAATTTTTCATGTCATCTCAGCTGTCTCAGTTTATGGATCAAACCAATCCCTTAGCTGAATTGGAGCACAAGCGGCGGTTGTCTGCCATGGGTCCTGGCGGTCTCTCTCGGGAGCGCGCCGGATTTGACGTGCGTGATGTGCATCGCACCCACTATGGTCGCATTTGTCCCATCGCCACTCCGGAAGGACCAAACATTGGTTTGGTGGGGCACTTATCGTGTTACGCTCGCGTGAATGAATTTGGGTTTATCGAAACGCCATTCCGCAAAGTAATTCATACAGTTGAAAATAAAGCCGCTCAGACAGAAGGAGAGATTTTACGTGAACCGGTCAAAGCCGCTGACGGTTCGGTTGTCGGCAAAGCAGGCGAGACGATTACTAAGTCATTAGCCACCGCGCTTGAGAAAACTGGTGTGGCTACGATTGCCGTCAAACCACACGCTACCAATGAACTCCTTTACCTGGACGCCTTTGTCGAGGAAAAAGGCGTCACCACTGCTGCGACTACTCCAGTCGATGAGAATGGATATTTCCTGACTGAAAAAGCCGAGGTACGCCGTCGTGGTGAACCAACCGTTGATTATGTATGGAATATAGATTACATGGATGTGGCGCCCTATCAGATTATCAGTATTACCACCGCATTGATTCCGTTCCTTGAACATGATGATGCCGTACGCGCCTTAATGGGTTCGAACATGCAACGCCAAGCAGTTCCCTGCGTCATTCCTGATTCGCCATTGGTTGGAACTGGCGTCGAGTACAAGGCGGCAGTAGATTCTGGCCAAACAATTGTGACTCGCGTCGATGGTACCGTAACCGCGGTCGGTGGCAATGCCGTGACCGTCCAGGATCGGAATGGAAAGACGCATAGTTATCGATTGCAGAAATTTGTTCGATCAAATGCCTCCACCTGCATTAACCAGCGTCCCATCGTGAATGTCGGCCAGGAAGTGAAGGCGGGCGATGTGTTAGCCGATGGCCCAGCCACTGACAAAGGTGAGCTCGCTCTCGGCCAAAATGCTTTAGTTGCATTTATGTCTTGGGAAGGTGGCAATTACGAAGACGCTATTCTTATCTCTGACCGATTAGTTCAGGCAGATAAATACTCCTCAATTCATATTGAAGATTATACCGTTGACGTGCGCGACACCAAGCTCGGGCCTGAAGTAGTTACTCGAGACATCCCGAATATTGGCGAAGAGAAATTGAAGGATTTGGATGATGAGGGTATTGTTCGTATCGGGGCGGAGGTTTCCTCAGGTGATATTTTGGTTGGGAAGATAACTCCGAAAGGCGAAACCGAGCTTTCGGCCGAGGAAAAATTACTCCGTGCAATTTTTGGCGAAAAAGCGAAAGATGTTAAAGACAGCTCACTCTATCTCGAGCATGGAGAACAGGGTAAAGTGGTTGATGTGAAGATTTTTTCCCGTGAGCAGGGTGATAAATTATCCTCGGGTATCTTGAAATCGATTCAGATTTCTGTGGCTCAGCTCCGCAAGATTCAAGTTGGCGACAAATTAGCCGGACGTCATGGTAACAAAGGCGTCATCTCACGCATTGTGCCGATCGAAGATATGCCGCACTTGGCCGATGGCACCCCGGTAGATATTATTCTCAATCCGCTCGGCGTTGCTTCGCGTATGAATATCGGTCAAATTTTGGAAACGCACCTGGGCATGGCCGCACACTATCTAGGTTATAAAGTGGCCACCGCGCCGCTGAATGGTACCGATGAGTCGACCATTCGTGAAGAATTAGTCAAAGCAGGCTTCCCCAGCACCGGCAAGATGGAGCTCTATGATGGACGCACGGGAGATAAATTTGATCAGCCGGTGACCGTCGGATTTATGTATATATTGAAACTCAACCACATGGTAGAGGACAAGATTCACATGCGGTCAATCGGGCCGTATTCATTAGTTACTCAGCAGCCACTCGGTGGTAAAGCACAATTTGGTGGCCAACGATTCGGTGAAATGGAAGTTTGGGCGCTGGAAGCATATGGTGCCGCGCATACGCTGCAAGAAATGTTGACGATCAAATCTGATGATGTGCCCGGCCGTTCGAAAGCTTATGAAGCGATTATTAAAGGTGAACCAATTCGGAAATTGAATATTCCTGAAACATTCAATGTATTAATTCGCGAATTAAAGGGCCTGGGCCTCGATGTGGAATTGATTGGTGAAAAACGCGAAGCGGTGGATGATTTCCCTGCTCGCAAACCGATGATGGATGCGGCGCCTGAAGCACGCAGCGAAGCTGCGCCAGAATCCAAGACCAAAGAAGAGGAGATTAACGAATAA